In Molothrus ater isolate BHLD 08-10-18 breed brown headed cowbird chromosome 23, BPBGC_Mater_1.1, whole genome shotgun sequence, a single genomic region encodes these proteins:
- the DRAXIN gene encoding draxin: MIMETSSTFSSFLFLCVLVLSDISLAISLNPGTKLKNAPENNHHLQNQEMWLQQPRTGRHHRQGLAKKERIHSMPSRGQLAGEETLKMGSGASAVEELVAEGQPAALKQNKDVFLGFESYPERENQSPGSEKGKKQNREHRRHSRRDRLKHHQGKTPGAGPSSLYKKPKSSEEQFQNLQAEEATSLTPSTLLIAALDTAVSTEEPPVLPATSPRSQARLRQDGDVMPTLDMALFDWTDYEDLKPEMWPSAKKKEKRRSKSPNSGNETTTAEGEPCDHHLDCLPGSCCDLREHLCKPHNRGLNNKCYDDCMCTEGLRCYAKFHRNRRVTRRKGRCVEPDSANGEQGSFINV, from the exons ATGATTATGGAAACTTCTTCCaccttctcttctttccttttcctgtgcgTGCTGGTTCTTTCAGACATCAGCCTTGCAATCTCCCTGAACCCTGGCACAAAGCTCAAAAATGCCCCAGAGAACAACCACCACCTTCAAAATCAAGAgatgtggctgcagcagcccagaacTGGGCGCCATCACAGGCAAGGCTTGGCCAAGAAGGAGAGGATCCACTCCATGCCTTCCAGagggcagctggctggggaaGAGACTCTCAAGATGGGCAGTGGAGCTTCAGCAGTGGaagagctggtggcagagggACAGCCAGCAGCCCTGAAACAGAATAAGGACGTGTTCCTGGGGTTTGAATCGTATCCTGAGAGGGAAAACCAGTCCCCAGGctctgagaaaggaaagaagcagaACCGAGAGCATCGTCGGCACAGCCGCAGGGACAGGCTCAAACATCACCAAG GGAAGACTCCTGGTGCTGGGCCAAGCTCCCTGTACAAGAAACCCAAAAGCTCTGAAGAACAATTTCAAAATCTTCAAGCAGAGGAAGCTACAAGTCTGACTCCCAGCACACTCCTCATTGCTGCACTGGACACAGCTGTTTCCACAGAAGAGCCTCCTGTTCTTCCAGCCACCTCACCACGGTCACAG GCTCGCCTCAGGCAAGATGGGGATGTGATGCCCACCTTGGATATGGCACTCTTTGACTGGACTGATTATGAGGATCTCAAACCAGAAATGTGGCCATCTGCTAAAAAGAAAG aaaaacGCCGCAGTAAGAGCCCCAACAGTGGAAATGAAACCACAACAGCTGAAGGAGAGCCATGTGATCACCACCTCGACTGCCTCCCag GCTCTTGCTGTGACCTACGTGAACACCTCTGCAAACCACACAACCGAGGCCTTAACAACAAGTGTTATGATGACTGTATGTGCACTGAAG GGCTGCGCTGTTACGCCAAATTCCACCGGAACCGGAGAGTGACCCGGAGGAAGGGGCGCTGTGTGGAGCCTGACTCAGCCAATGGAGAGCAGGGATCTTTCATTAATGTTTAG